In the Longimicrobiales bacterium genome, one interval contains:
- a CDS encoding cbb3-type cytochrome c oxidase subunit I encodes LEFVAFLLGGINFITTTMNSRAPGMKWYDIPIVVWMIVIASILFMLSVGPLLAGAVMLLFDQTLGTGFYDPARGGDPILWQHLFWFFGHPEVYVVLLPAIGITVEVMATFARKKIFGYKLVLYTAVATGVLSFFVWAHHQFIAGIDPRMANVFTITTLLISVPIAEMLFVMIATLYGGSIRLTTPMLWALAFMAEFLIGGVTGIFLGASGADIYFHDTYFVLAHFHYTFFPIAIIGSFCAFTYWFPKMFGKMMNDTLGKIHFWGTVIPFNFIFIPLFVLGMGGQHRRIYNYQHFPELASAEMYNLREIATYALLVMLTFQLVFFFNCIKSWMNGKAAGRNPWQSNTLEWTTESPPPHGNWPVDEMPNVYRGPYEYAHPDREEDYWPQNEPS; translated from the coding sequence ACTTGAATTTGTGGCCTTCCTCTTAGGCGGAATCAACTTCATCACGACCACCATGAACAGCCGTGCGCCGGGCATGAAGTGGTATGACATTCCCATTGTGGTCTGGATGATCGTCATCGCGAGCATCCTCTTCATGCTGTCGGTGGGGCCGCTTCTTGCCGGTGCAGTGATGCTACTGTTCGACCAGACGCTGGGGACTGGGTTCTACGATCCGGCCCGGGGCGGTGACCCGATCCTCTGGCAGCATCTCTTCTGGTTCTTCGGTCACCCGGAAGTGTATGTCGTGCTCCTTCCGGCAATCGGCATCACGGTCGAGGTCATGGCGACCTTCGCCCGGAAGAAGATCTTCGGATACAAGCTGGTTCTGTACACAGCCGTCGCGACGGGTGTACTGAGCTTCTTTGTCTGGGCCCACCATCAGTTCATCGCCGGCATCGACCCGCGCATGGCGAACGTCTTCACGATCACCACGCTTCTGATTTCCGTGCCGATCGCAGAGATGCTCTTCGTGATGATCGCGACGTTGTACGGAGGTTCGATCAGGTTGACTACCCCGATGCTCTGGGCGCTCGCCTTCATGGCCGAGTTCCTCATTGGAGGCGTGACGGGAATCTTCCTCGGTGCCAGCGGCGCGGATATCTACTTCCACGACACCTATTTCGTTCTGGCGCACTTCCACTACACGTTCTTCCCGATCGCGATTATCGGATCGTTCTGCGCCTTCACGTATTGGTTCCCGAAGATGTTCGGGAAGATGATGAACGATACCCTGGGCAAGATTCACTTCTGGGGTACGGTCATTCCGTTCAACTTCATCTTCATCCCGCTTTTCGTGCTCGGGATGGGTGGCCAGCACCGTCGCATCTACAACTATCAGCACTTCCCAGAGCTCGCGTCTGCGGAGATGTACAACCTCCGTGAGATCGCGACCTACGCTCTGTTGGTCATGCTCACCTTCCAGCTGGTCTTCTTCTTCAACTGCATCAAGAGTTGGATGAACGGAAAAGCGGCGGGTAGGAACCCATGGCAGTCCAACACATTGGAGTGGACCACCGAATCGCCACCGCCGCACGGCAACTGGCCAGTCGATGAGATGCCGAATGTGTACCGGGGCCCGTACGAGTACGCGCATCCGGATCGTGAAGAGGATTACTGGCCCCAGAACGAACCATCCTGA
- a CDS encoding cytochrome c oxidase subunit 3: MKPIATTRSATGVPTGRLAVWWLLASEVVIFGGLLGAYLMMRLGHPEWADAAMHTNTWIGATNTFVLLTSSFTAVLAHQAAEKGDGKKAAGLLVLTIGGALTFLAIKSFEWYTEISHGYTITANNFWSFYYTAAGLHALHVIAGAIIMGFVAWDAFRGKELQRVELIGIYWHFVDVVWIFLFPLLYIAK; the protein is encoded by the coding sequence ATGAAACCCATCGCAACTACCCGTAGCGCGACAGGCGTTCCGACAGGTCGTTTGGCTGTCTGGTGGCTACTCGCCTCAGAAGTCGTGATTTTTGGTGGTCTGCTCGGTGCCTATCTCATGATGAGATTAGGACATCCCGAGTGGGCAGACGCCGCGATGCACACGAACACATGGATCGGGGCTACCAACACCTTCGTGCTGCTTACGTCCAGCTTTACGGCGGTGCTTGCGCACCAAGCCGCGGAGAAAGGCGACGGTAAGAAGGCAGCTGGGCTGCTCGTCCTGACGATCGGGGGGGCGCTGACCTTCCTGGCCATCAAGTCGTTCGAGTGGTACACCGAGATCTCTCACGGCTACACGATCACGGCGAACAACTTTTGGTCGTTTTACTACACGGCTGCGGGCCTGCACGCGCTCCACGTGATCGCGGGTGCGATCATCATGGGCTTCGTGGCGTGGGATGCATTTCGTGGAAAAGAGCTGCAACGAGTCGAGTTGATCGGGATCTATTGGCACTTCGTCGATGTGGTCTGGATCTTCCTGTTCCCACTTCTCTACATCGCGAAGTAG